In Sulfurisphaera javensis, a single genomic region encodes these proteins:
- the gltA gene encoding citrate synthase: MSVEVSRGLENVIIKTTGLTFIDGINGILRYRGYDINDLVNFASYEELIYLMLYGELPSKQQLMQVKGKLNESFEVPEQVISSIFSMPRNCDAIGMMETAFSILASIYDPKWNKASNREVAIDIIAKTATITANIYRAKEGLKPRIPEPSDSYAESFLTATFGKKPSTEEIKAMDSALILYTDHEVPASTTAALVASSTLSDMYSCIVAALAALKGPLHGGAAEEAFKQFVEIGSVDNVDKWFEEKIIKGKNRLMGFGHRVYRTYDPRAKIFKNIAKSFAEKNEKVRKYYEIAERLEKLGIDTFGSKHIYPNTDFYSGIVFYALGFPVYMFTSLFALSRVLGWLAHIIEYVEEQHRLIRPRALYVGPEKREFKPIDLR; encoded by the coding sequence ATGAGTGTTGAGGTAAGTAGAGGATTAGAAAATGTAATTATAAAGACTACTGGTTTAACGTTTATTGATGGAATTAATGGCATTTTAAGATATAGAGGTTACGACATAAATGACCTAGTAAATTTTGCATCTTATGAAGAGTTAATATATCTAATGTTGTATGGTGAATTACCTAGTAAGCAACAATTAATGCAAGTAAAAGGAAAACTAAATGAAAGCTTTGAAGTCCCAGAACAAGTTATATCATCAATATTTTCGATGCCAAGAAATTGTGATGCAATAGGTATGATGGAGACAGCATTTAGTATATTGGCTTCAATATATGATCCAAAATGGAATAAGGCAAGTAACAGAGAAGTCGCGATTGACATAATAGCAAAAACAGCAACAATTACAGCTAATATTTATAGGGCTAAAGAAGGGTTAAAGCCAAGAATACCAGAACCCTCAGATAGTTACGCTGAGAGCTTCTTAACTGCAACATTCGGTAAAAAGCCTTCAACAGAAGAAATTAAGGCAATGGATTCAGCTTTAATACTTTACACTGATCATGAAGTGCCAGCATCAACAACAGCAGCTTTAGTTGCCTCATCAACACTTTCGGATATGTATTCATGTATAGTAGCAGCATTAGCAGCATTAAAAGGCCCATTACATGGTGGAGCAGCAGAAGAGGCATTCAAACAGTTTGTAGAAATTGGTTCCGTAGATAATGTGGATAAATGGTTTGAAGAAAAGATAATAAAAGGCAAGAATAGGTTAATGGGATTTGGACATCGTGTATATAGGACTTATGATCCTAGGGCTAAAATCTTTAAAAACATAGCTAAATCTTTTGCTGAAAAGAATGAAAAGGTAAGGAAGTATTATGAAATAGCTGAAAGATTAGAGAAGCTTGGAATAGATACTTTTGGCTCTAAGCATATTTATCCTAACACAGACTTTTACAGCGGTATAGTATTTTATGCTTTAGGATTCCCAGTGTATATGTTTACTTCACTCTTTGCTCTTTCAAGAGTCCTAGGTTGGCTGGCTCACATAATTGAATATGTAGAAGAACAGCATAGGCTAATAAGACCAAGAGCCTTATATGTAGGACCAGAAAAAAGAGAGTTTAAACCTATTGATTTAAGATAA
- a CDS encoding amidohydrolase family protein, whose protein sequence is MIDFHFHAPVKEFLNFLGEYRESTMRYFNAKFDIKSLKESLDYAESLGIKRVVLLPIDSTTFLGRKIPNEVTCNSKDDRIVKFISVDPLKPNAEEELKKIIKECEPQGVKFHPQLQGFHPLDERALKLYSIIDSYSLPVVFHTGTSGVGSSVRSNIRLDYGRPIYFDEIAIKFPNIKIILAHFGWPWTEEAIAIALHKPNVYLDLSGWAPKYIPDVIWKYAVRLQDKLIFGSDYPLISQERWLKEFKEIKIQEEIKEKILKRNAEKILS, encoded by the coding sequence GTGATAGATTTTCATTTCCATGCTCCAGTTAAGGAATTCCTTAATTTTTTAGGAGAATATAGAGAATCAACTATGAGGTATTTTAATGCTAAATTTGATATAAAAAGTCTAAAGGAAAGTTTAGATTATGCTGAAAGTTTAGGAATAAAGAGGGTTGTATTATTACCAATAGATTCCACGACGTTCTTAGGTAGAAAAATTCCTAATGAAGTTACTTGCAATAGTAAAGATGACAGAATTGTAAAATTTATTTCAGTAGACCCTCTAAAACCAAATGCCGAAGAAGAACTTAAAAAAATTATTAAGGAATGTGAACCTCAAGGTGTAAAATTCCATCCTCAACTTCAAGGGTTTCATCCTTTAGATGAAAGAGCTCTAAAGTTATATTCTATTATAGACTCATATTCTTTACCAGTAGTCTTCCATACGGGTACCTCGGGGGTTGGAAGTAGTGTAAGGTCAAATATTAGATTAGATTATGGGAGACCAATATATTTCGATGAAATAGCAATAAAATTCCCAAACATTAAAATAATTTTAGCTCACTTCGGATGGCCATGGACTGAAGAGGCCATTGCTATTGCATTACATAAACCAAACGTTTATTTAGATTTATCTGGTTGGGCACCTAAATATATACCAGACGTTATTTGGAAATATGCAGTCCGACTCCAAGATAAACTCATTTTTGGTAGTGATTATCCTTTAATTTCACAAGAGAGATGGCTTAAAGAGTTTAAAGAGATAAAAATACAGGAAGAAATAAAAGAAAAAATATTGAAAAGAAACGCAGAAAAAATTTTATCTTAA